A genome region from Gossypium hirsutum isolate 1008001.06 chromosome A04, Gossypium_hirsutum_v2.1, whole genome shotgun sequence includes the following:
- the LOC107948637 gene encoding norbelladine synthase isoform X1, producing MLKQFSLVFFVLFACYVGVNSRELKHITKELEVNAPACEAWELYRNLGLINLVVRKLPNVQNTQVLEGDGGVGTVVKTTFVPGNSSYTEEFTVIDDQKRVKAAKGLEGDCLAFGCSVLIVEFDIIEKSQNSCIIKSIVSYAIKKEFEAKDPKPTVQIEAITQASKEYLERNN from the exons ATGCTGAAGCAATTCTCATtggttttctttgttttgtttgctTGCTACGTTGGGGTTAATTCTCGGGAATTGAAGCATATTACGAAGGAGCTTGAAGTGAATGCGCCTGCATGTGAAGCTTGGGAACTTTATAGGAACCTTGGCCTCATAAATCTTGTTGTTCGTAAGCTTCCAAATGTCCAAAACACTCAGGTTTTGGAGGGTGATGGTGGGGTCGGAACTGTTGTCAAAACCACTTTCGTTCCAG GGAATTCAAGTTATACTGAGGAATTCACTGTGATTGATGACCAAAAAAGGGTGAAAGCGGCAAAAGGCTTGGAAGGTGATTGTCTAGCATTTGGTTGCTCAGTTCTAATCGTTGAATTTGATATAATAGAGAAATCCCAAAACTCATGCATCATAAAATCTATCGTTTCATATGCTATCAAGAAAGAATTTGAAGCTAAAGATCCAAAGCCTACCGTCCAAATAGAAGCTATTACACAAGCTTCCAAGGAGTATCTCGAGAGAAACAATTAA